In one Halosolutus amylolyticus genomic region, the following are encoded:
- a CDS encoding FxLYD domain-containing protein: MTRSESTSRRRLLASIGAGIAAAAAGCAGSGGLDGEPTYEDGTVDAGNVTNASERSATQMAAAEAVAEREPNTAVTPLDPLSLIEHEFVVEDNYLGSTVQGIVANTGSDRIQLVEVRTRVYDDAGNMLGQYLASTGDLNGGASWSFQVVVLESPADVADYDITVLGTPT; the protein is encoded by the coding sequence ATGACCCGATCGGAGTCGACGAGTCGACGGCGACTGCTCGCCTCGATCGGTGCCGGAATCGCGGCCGCAGCAGCCGGCTGTGCGGGGAGCGGAGGTCTCGACGGCGAACCGACCTACGAGGACGGCACCGTCGACGCCGGCAACGTCACCAACGCCTCCGAGCGATCGGCGACCCAGATGGCCGCGGCGGAGGCGGTCGCCGAACGGGAACCGAACACCGCGGTGACGCCGCTCGATCCGCTCTCGCTGATCGAACACGAGTTCGTCGTCGAAGACAACTATCTCGGCTCGACCGTCCAGGGAATCGTCGCGAACACGGGGTCCGATCGGATCCAGCTCGTCGAAGTCCGGACGCGGGTCTACGACGACGCCGGCAACATGCTCGGCCAGTACCTCGCCAGTACCGGCGACCTGAACGGCGGAGCGTCCTGGTCGTTCCAGGTGGTCGTCCTCGAGTCCCCGGCGGACGTCGCGGACTACGACATCACGGTCCTGGGAACGCCGACGTGA
- a CDS encoding PadR family transcriptional regulator, with amino-acid sequence MVSKDSLSLTDQAVLLGVVALDRDGETPVQTPELRQVCKTRLDGVETVVGTLTEADVMRSLYRLEDEGIVEEIAGSETSPTGKGRPAYALNEGPDAIVDAVDDDLAEAMESSS; translated from the coding sequence ATGGTCTCGAAGGACTCGCTGTCACTGACCGATCAGGCCGTCCTGCTCGGGGTCGTCGCGCTCGATCGGGACGGTGAGACGCCGGTGCAGACGCCCGAACTCCGGCAGGTGTGCAAGACGCGACTGGACGGCGTCGAGACGGTCGTCGGAACGCTCACCGAGGCGGACGTGATGCGATCGCTCTACCGCCTCGAGGACGAGGGTATCGTCGAGGAGATCGCCGGATCGGAGACGTCGCCGACGGGGAAAGGCCGGCCTGCCTACGCGCTGAACGAGGGTCCGGACGCGATCGTCGACGCGGTCGACGACGACCTCGCCGAGGCGATGGAGTCGTCCTCGTAG
- a CDS encoding PspA/IM30 family protein, with protein sequence MGILSRASYVIRSKINSVLNRAEDPTETLDYSYEQMRDQLQDVKRGIADLTTQKKRLEMQKKRLEENVDKHNEQARTAVEQGREDLARRALEKKKTKMNQIEDLDRQISELQNQQDRLIEQKDELQTRIEEFRTKKETMKARHEAAKASSSVSEAMTATGEEFEDVGRAIERAEEQTEDMEARAAAMDELHESGAFDDVLSDKDSIDRELESLSTDSGVEAELETLKSDVGVEESTADPDAVDEEEIEEVASEVDDEEIESELAELQDEENE encoded by the coding sequence ATGGGCATCCTCTCTCGGGCCTCGTACGTCATCCGGTCGAAGATCAATTCGGTGCTCAACCGGGCCGAAGATCCGACGGAGACGCTCGATTACTCCTACGAGCAAATGCGCGACCAGCTCCAGGACGTCAAACGTGGTATCGCCGACCTCACCACGCAGAAAAAGCGCCTCGAGATGCAGAAAAAGCGCCTCGAGGAGAACGTCGACAAACACAACGAGCAGGCCCGCACGGCGGTCGAACAGGGCCGGGAAGATCTGGCGCGACGCGCCCTCGAGAAGAAGAAGACGAAGATGAACCAGATCGAGGACCTCGATCGCCAGATCTCGGAGCTCCAGAACCAGCAGGATCGGCTGATCGAGCAGAAAGACGAACTCCAGACGCGCATCGAGGAGTTCCGCACCAAGAAGGAGACGATGAAGGCCCGCCACGAGGCCGCGAAGGCCAGTTCCTCGGTCTCGGAAGCGATGACGGCCACCGGCGAGGAGTTCGAGGACGTCGGCCGCGCGATCGAACGCGCCGAGGAGCAGACCGAGGACATGGAGGCCCGGGCGGCCGCCATGGACGAACTCCACGAGAGCGGCGCGTTCGACGACGTCCTCTCGGACAAGGACAGCATCGATCGGGAACTCGAGTCGCTCTCGACCGACAGCGGCGTGGAGGCCGAACTCGAGACGCTCAAGTCCGACGTCGGCGTCGAGGAGTCGACCGCCGATCCCGACGCGGTCGACGAGGAAGAGATCGAGGAGGTAGCGAGCGAGGTCGACGACGAGGAGATCGAGAGCGAACTCGCGGAATTGCAGGACGAAGAGAACGAGTAA
- a CDS encoding alpha/beta hydrolase → MTDVLVPGGRDVRGILDEPADAPNAIVVACPPHPQHGGSRSDRRLTAVSETLTAAGIACLRFDYGPWEEGVGEREDVRNAIRWAGERADRVGVFGFSFGAAQSLLATADVEVAVSAVSVLAPPARLGPDLDAVAAYDRLDCPVQVCYGERDTTVDSEPIVDLARERDDEVVTFSADHFFVGQHDAIASEVGSFFERTVAGGA, encoded by the coding sequence ATGACCGACGTCCTCGTCCCCGGCGGGCGCGACGTCCGGGGGATCCTCGACGAACCCGCGGACGCTCCGAACGCGATCGTCGTCGCCTGTCCACCCCATCCGCAACACGGCGGTTCGCGATCGGATCGCCGACTGACGGCCGTGAGCGAGACCCTCACGGCGGCGGGAATCGCCTGCCTCCGGTTCGATTACGGGCCGTGGGAGGAGGGAGTGGGCGAGCGCGAGGACGTCCGGAACGCGATTCGATGGGCCGGCGAGCGAGCCGATCGCGTCGGCGTCTTCGGCTTCAGTTTCGGCGCTGCACAGTCACTGCTCGCCACGGCCGACGTGGAGGTGGCCGTCTCGGCCGTCTCCGTCCTCGCTCCGCCGGCACGGCTCGGTCCCGATCTCGACGCCGTCGCGGCTTACGATCGACTCGACTGTCCCGTCCAGGTCTGTTACGGCGAACGCGACACGACCGTCGACTCGGAGCCGATCGTCGATCTGGCCCGCGAGCGGGACGACGAGGTCGTGACGTTCTCGGCCGACCACTTCTTCGTCGGCCAGCACGACGCGATCGCGAGCGAGGTCGGCTCGTTCTTCGAGCGGACGGTGGCCGGTGGCGCGTAG
- a CDS encoding ATP-binding protein, with amino-acid sequence MTDLGDFGEFTADADDDSTAGGGTGAASTADDGPSADSADEFERTSVEPRGDDVGIGTICVSPGLRVAEDDDDTSLRAYVTRGNRSSIRIGSYLIASYPDGESLFCRITGLEYAQQYHADDATEIHARRAMRTDGVDEADYKFVASLEPVAILYDDSAEQSSASSRTQSGDDGELKRRMTDRVPKPQTVIERATDTEEIKTGLKMPDDGVFLGHLSVGGEKVQTAATPPTIDYRLKDDYAAGDPLVFRHTLIAGGTGSGKTHGAKNILRQYLADERRYPMEDGRSVQPAVVQFDPQDEYAQMHDDNPDLDDDFARRLDREGIAYGGHDDTTVFVPKVGSASYSADHHRAEQVEFTIPFTMVHENPWLVAGSGLNDNQYGALTSVLLPRFREQYGWDGTYDEFTTFLDDPALREELDESGRVHEATFDAVRRRVLGFDHVFDQDARPITDLVHEFVRPGGLSVVPTYHVNDTRATEAVVLALSSLVIDQKLSNDPTYDRIKETPLVLGMDEAHNFLTDADSVQAGKVIRKFTEAAKQGRKERLGLFLITQDPQDIDDAVFKQINTTIVLNLGDEDAIKSVNIPSNLESKVPYMEKGQMVVYSPDNSEPVELIGLPKCLTRHGRD; translated from the coding sequence ATGACCGATCTGGGCGACTTTGGCGAGTTTACTGCGGACGCCGACGACGATTCGACCGCGGGCGGCGGGACGGGCGCGGCGTCGACGGCCGACGACGGACCGAGCGCGGATTCCGCGGACGAGTTCGAACGCACGTCCGTCGAGCCACGCGGGGACGACGTCGGCATCGGGACGATCTGCGTCTCCCCGGGCCTTCGCGTCGCCGAGGACGACGACGACACCTCCCTCCGGGCGTACGTCACCCGCGGCAACCGATCGTCGATCCGCATCGGGAGCTACCTGATCGCGTCCTATCCGGATGGGGAGTCGCTGTTCTGCCGTATCACGGGACTCGAGTACGCTCAGCAGTACCACGCCGACGACGCGACGGAGATCCACGCCCGCCGCGCGATGCGAACCGATGGCGTCGACGAGGCCGACTACAAGTTCGTCGCGAGTCTCGAGCCAGTCGCGATCCTGTACGACGACAGCGCGGAGCAAAGCTCCGCGAGCAGCCGGACGCAGTCCGGCGACGATGGGGAACTGAAGCGACGAATGACCGATCGCGTCCCGAAGCCCCAGACGGTGATCGAGCGGGCGACCGACACCGAGGAGATCAAGACGGGGCTGAAGATGCCCGACGACGGCGTCTTCCTCGGGCACCTCTCCGTCGGCGGCGAGAAGGTACAGACCGCGGCGACGCCGCCGACGATCGACTATCGGCTGAAAGACGACTACGCGGCGGGCGATCCGCTCGTCTTCCGGCACACGCTGATCGCCGGCGGCACGGGGTCGGGGAAGACCCACGGCGCGAAGAATATCCTGCGCCAGTACCTCGCCGACGAGCGCCGGTATCCCATGGAAGACGGTCGATCGGTCCAGCCGGCGGTCGTCCAGTTCGACCCGCAGGACGAGTACGCCCAGATGCACGACGACAACCCCGACCTGGACGACGACTTCGCGCGACGGCTCGATCGGGAGGGGATCGCCTACGGCGGTCACGACGACACGACGGTGTTCGTCCCGAAAGTCGGGTCGGCCTCGTACTCGGCGGACCACCACCGCGCGGAGCAGGTCGAGTTCACCATTCCGTTCACGATGGTCCACGAGAACCCGTGGCTGGTCGCGGGCAGCGGGCTGAACGACAACCAGTACGGCGCGCTGACGAGCGTGCTCCTGCCCCGGTTCCGCGAGCAGTACGGCTGGGACGGGACCTACGACGAGTTCACGACCTTCCTCGACGATCCGGCCCTCCGGGAGGAACTCGACGAGTCCGGGCGCGTCCACGAGGCGACGTTCGACGCCGTGCGCCGGCGCGTGCTCGGCTTCGACCACGTCTTCGACCAGGACGCGCGGCCGATCACCGACCTCGTCCACGAGTTCGTCCGTCCCGGTGGCCTCTCGGTCGTCCCGACCTACCACGTCAACGACACCCGGGCCACGGAAGCCGTCGTCCTCGCCCTTTCGTCGCTCGTGATCGACCAGAAGCTCTCGAACGATCCGACCTACGATCGGATCAAGGAGACGCCCCTCGTGCTCGGGATGGACGAGGCCCACAACTTCCTGACCGACGCGGACTCGGTGCAGGCGGGCAAGGTCATCCGCAAGTTCACCGAGGCCGCCAAGCAGGGCCGCAAAGAACGGCTGGGGCTGTTCCTCATCACCCAGGATCCCCAGGACATCGACGACGCCGTCTTCAAGCAGATCAACACCACGATAGTCCTCAATCTCGGCGACGAGGACGCGATCAAGAGCGTCAACATCCCCAGCAACCTCGAGTCGAAGGTGCCCTACATGGAGAAAGGGCAGATGGTCGTCTACTCGCCGGACAACTCCGAACCCGTCGAACTGATCGGCCTCCCGAAGTGCCTGACTCGACACGGGCGGGACTGA
- a CDS encoding DUF7344 domain-containing protein yields MSSDAPIGGRSTRESPTTVPAECYDALRNPRRLRILEILGSHGARLGLAELTSELLARESRDLANGQARHDVRVSLVHNHLPRLAEYDVVDWDVDTGAELVDSFPIEPAELSTLLEHTDRGNGAAILETVVHPVRLPLCSILADNDRPLSLDELAAELADQDVVADADRARIELHHSHLPALEDASLLEYDADSRLVSETDYSLPTLV; encoded by the coding sequence ATGAGTTCGGACGCCCCCATCGGCGGTAGGAGTACGCGGGAGTCACCGACGACCGTCCCGGCGGAGTGTTACGACGCGCTCCGGAACCCGCGACGGCTCCGGATCCTCGAGATTCTGGGCAGCCACGGAGCACGGCTCGGCCTCGCCGAACTGACCTCGGAACTCCTCGCCCGGGAATCCCGTGACCTCGCGAACGGACAGGCGCGCCACGACGTCCGCGTAAGCCTCGTCCACAATCACCTGCCGCGACTGGCCGAGTACGACGTCGTCGACTGGGACGTCGACACTGGCGCCGAACTCGTCGACTCGTTCCCGATCGAGCCGGCCGAGTTGTCGACGTTGCTCGAGCACACCGACCGTGGAAACGGGGCCGCGATTCTCGAGACCGTCGTCCACCCTGTCCGACTTCCGCTCTGTTCGATCCTCGCCGACAACGATCGACCGCTCTCGCTCGACGAACTCGCCGCCGAACTCGCCGACCAGGACGTGGTCGCCGACGCCGACCGGGCCAGGATCGAGCTCCACCACTCGCACCTCCCCGCGCTCGAGGACGCCAGTCTCCTCGAGTACGACGCCGACTCCCGGCTGGTGAGCGAAACCGACTACTCGCTCCCCACGCTAGTCTGA
- a CDS encoding DUF7113 family protein translates to MLMVRGRAGGTELTGTLYERGERAPSFRGAPDEDAAYVWVCDEFYEVDSGGTTQLVDGREVNVAFESPMPRGFDTRDQALEQAKEHVRTQFARIGVDPDAVEFEVEKDGHSDTE, encoded by the coding sequence ATGCTCATGGTACGCGGTCGCGCGGGTGGGACCGAACTCACCGGGACGCTGTACGAACGCGGTGAACGGGCCCCCTCCTTTCGCGGCGCACCCGACGAAGACGCCGCGTACGTCTGGGTCTGTGACGAGTTCTACGAGGTCGACAGCGGCGGGACGACCCAGCTCGTCGACGGCCGGGAGGTCAACGTCGCGTTCGAATCCCCGATGCCGCGGGGGTTCGACACTCGCGACCAGGCGCTCGAACAGGCGAAAGAACACGTCCGGACGCAGTTCGCCCGGATCGGCGTCGATCCGGACGCGGTCGAGTTCGAGGTCGAGAAGGACGGTCACAGCGATACCGAATGA
- a CDS encoding DNA double-strand break repair nuclease NurA, giving the protein MTLDPVHFDGIARLARRIDHGADERDRRAFAETVWAEFLDPLAHEGRTIVEPVDEQARRLVDCEDVALRDRPFPTEHGLDAGTINPTTFKNGLVIDIAQAAMSATPSDLDLHRSRTTVMTVHSNDETMTVDETWGKFDEGYSRSRAVKIPPLPRFAEGVVHALALYLAESTHARDHADDVDDLLVLDGPLYPRGLLRWADQHPDLADFLLENPQPKTVLENYVRLVETFVDRDRPLVGFVKNPATRVTTRTLKAKRDADVSAPWADDAALFTRLLERGEYVPDVEGQRWERDRSSLTYTNWFRSRGGVDRPLSIDGDALGVERDLDPEQYEVTFFVVYDPRDDLCYRIEAPYAFTRDPETRERLTMQLLQDVAIAHGPPTIVEKADELARIGRAEKRSLRETLETQFDTSQDRTYDDHRWDEEYR; this is encoded by the coding sequence ATGACACTCGATCCGGTCCACTTCGACGGCATCGCCCGCCTCGCACGGCGGATCGACCACGGTGCCGACGAGCGCGACCGCCGTGCCTTCGCCGAGACGGTCTGGGCGGAGTTCCTCGACCCCCTCGCCCACGAGGGCCGGACGATCGTCGAGCCGGTCGACGAGCAGGCCCGGCGACTCGTCGACTGCGAGGACGTCGCCCTGCGCGACCGGCCGTTCCCGACAGAACACGGCCTCGACGCAGGGACGATCAACCCGACGACGTTCAAGAACGGCCTCGTCATCGACATCGCGCAGGCCGCGATGAGCGCGACGCCGAGCGACCTCGACCTCCACCGATCGCGGACCACCGTGATGACCGTCCACTCGAACGACGAGACGATGACGGTCGACGAGACGTGGGGGAAGTTCGACGAGGGGTACAGCCGGAGTCGGGCGGTCAAGATCCCGCCGCTCCCGCGCTTCGCCGAGGGCGTCGTCCACGCGCTGGCGCTGTACCTCGCCGAGAGCACCCACGCCCGCGACCACGCCGACGACGTCGACGACCTGCTCGTGCTCGACGGGCCACTCTACCCGCGCGGCCTGCTCCGCTGGGCCGACCAGCACCCCGACCTCGCCGACTTCCTGCTCGAGAACCCGCAGCCGAAGACGGTGCTGGAGAACTACGTCCGGCTGGTCGAGACGTTCGTCGATCGGGATCGGCCGCTCGTCGGCTTCGTCAAGAACCCCGCGACGCGGGTCACCACGCGGACGCTGAAGGCGAAGCGGGACGCCGACGTCAGCGCCCCGTGGGCCGACGACGCCGCACTGTTCACCCGCCTCCTCGAGCGCGGCGAGTACGTGCCCGACGTCGAGGGACAGCGCTGGGAACGAGACAGGTCGAGCCTGACCTACACCAACTGGTTCCGATCGCGCGGCGGCGTCGATCGCCCCCTCTCGATCGACGGGGACGCCCTCGGCGTCGAGCGCGACCTCGATCCGGAGCAGTACGAGGTGACGTTCTTCGTCGTCTACGACCCGCGCGACGACCTCTGTTACCGAATCGAGGCTCCCTACGCGTTCACCCGCGACCCGGAGACCCGCGAGCGGCTGACGATGCAACTCCTCCAGGACGTGGCCATCGCGCACGGGCCGCCGACGATCGTCGAGAAGGCCGACGAACTCGCCCGGATCGGACGGGCGGAGAAGCGATCGCTCCGCGAGACGCTCGAGACCCAGTTCGACACGAGCCAGGACCGGACCTACGACGATCACCGCTGGGACGAGGAGTATCGCTAG
- the gpmI gene encoding 2,3-bisphosphoglycerate-independent phosphoglycerate mutase, translating to MDAALIILDGWGLGDGEGRNAIEAAETPTFDRLADAGAYGTLEVAGRRVGLPEGQMGNSEVGHLNIGAGRVVYQEYTRISDSIADGSFRENDAINTAFTNARENDGTIHFVGLVSDGGVHSDHEHLHALIELAGDRDVEAVTHAITDGRDTSPTGGRDYLATLEGVVDEHGTGDVATVTGRYYAMDRDQNWDRTKRAYDAIVNRAADHEADSAVDAVEASYDRGETDEFVEPTVISGQPALEDGDSVVWFNFRSDRARQLTRMLADIRSEDWADEFETSPPDAEVVMLTQYDKTFDLPVAYPPTQPEQVLGEVLSDAGKTQLRIAESEKYAHVTYFLNGGREIEFDGESRTIVESPDVPTYDRQPEMSAPAVTDTAIDTVRSDDPDVLVLNYANPDMVGHTGDYEAAIEAVEVVDAQLGRLVDALEDAGADVLITADHGNADDMGTEDDPHTAHTYNDVPFVYVDSRGTDGGRTVREGGTLADIAPTMLDLIDVDQPPEMTGEPLLE from the coding sequence ATGGACGCTGCGTTGATCATCCTCGACGGCTGGGGACTCGGCGACGGCGAGGGACGGAACGCGATCGAGGCGGCCGAGACGCCGACCTTCGATCGGCTCGCCGACGCGGGCGCGTACGGAACCCTTGAGGTGGCCGGCCGGCGCGTCGGCCTCCCCGAGGGCCAGATGGGCAACAGCGAGGTCGGCCACCTGAACATCGGCGCCGGCAGAGTCGTCTACCAGGAGTACACCCGCATCTCCGACTCGATCGCGGACGGCTCGTTCCGCGAGAACGACGCGATCAACACGGCATTTACGAACGCCCGCGAGAACGACGGGACGATCCACTTCGTCGGCCTCGTCAGCGACGGCGGCGTCCACTCGGACCACGAGCACCTCCACGCGCTAATCGAACTCGCCGGCGATCGGGACGTCGAGGCGGTCACACACGCGATCACGGACGGCCGCGACACCTCGCCGACCGGCGGCCGCGACTACCTCGCGACGCTCGAGGGCGTCGTCGACGAGCACGGGACCGGCGACGTGGCGACGGTGACTGGCCGGTACTACGCGATGGACCGCGACCAGAACTGGGACCGCACGAAGCGAGCGTACGACGCGATCGTGAACCGGGCGGCCGACCACGAGGCCGACTCGGCCGTGGACGCGGTCGAGGCATCGTACGACCGGGGCGAGACGGACGAGTTCGTCGAGCCGACCGTTATCTCGGGACAGCCCGCGCTCGAGGACGGCGACTCGGTAGTCTGGTTCAACTTCCGATCCGATCGGGCCCGACAGCTCACCCGGATGCTGGCCGACATCCGATCCGAAGACTGGGCCGACGAGTTCGAGACGAGTCCGCCGGACGCCGAGGTCGTCATGCTGACCCAGTACGACAAGACGTTCGACCTCCCCGTGGCCTACCCGCCCACCCAGCCCGAACAGGTGCTCGGCGAGGTGCTCTCCGACGCGGGCAAGACGCAACTGCGGATCGCCGAATCGGAGAAGTACGCCCACGTCACCTACTTCCTGAACGGCGGCCGCGAGATCGAGTTCGACGGCGAGAGCCGGACGATCGTCGAGAGTCCCGACGTGCCGACCTACGACCGCCAGCCCGAGATGAGCGCCCCGGCGGTCACCGACACGGCGATCGACACCGTTCGATCGGACGATCCCGACGTGCTCGTCCTCAACTACGCCAACCCGGACATGGTCGGCCACACCGGCGATTACGAGGCCGCGATCGAGGCCGTCGAGGTGGTCGACGCGCAACTCGGCCGACTCGTGGATGCACTCGAGGACGCCGGCGCCGACGTGCTGATCACCGCCGATCACGGCAACGCGGACGACATGGGGACCGAAGACGATCCGCACACGGCGCACACGTACAACGACGTGCCGTTCGTCTACGTGGATTCACGCGGTACGGACGGCGGGCGAACCGTCCGCGAGGGCGGCACGCTCGCCGACATCGCGCCGACGATGCTCGACCTGATCGACGTCGACCAGCCGCCCGAGATGACCGGCGAGCCGCTGCTCGAGTGA
- a CDS encoding fibronectin type III domain-containing protein, whose translation MTSNVDLTASSPRTFVVLVTVLLAAAAAAGPATAAAAGSAPIAADGDGPDVETAWADRLNETAVVAAANLTDLGDSETATVWLEYRENGTDEPWTTTAPKEAQSPDRFTWDLTGLEQGTTYEFRAVAETDAGTDYGDRQQFVTPYEPPAVTTGDAVDVTETAATLTANVTDLADRPAMDVWFAYSPADADESRWNWAETETQTIESPGVVTEAVTDLEPGTEYEFVVRVRNAEGYEQHYAGDVAQFATASAFAVETGTATDVTATTATLSGEIADFGGNADVTAWLEYAPAGADAWQETAPIAPDSSGVIETGIDGLQPGTEYVFRAAGETADGETDAGDRRTFETPVDPTIETGAVTAVDETSATVAADLTTFGGADAATVSVEYRPAGGVEWAETDAVTATATGTIETTLAGLDADTAYEYRAVVRADGVTDRGTTATVRTDAIEHDPIVTTLAGSENSPPNPHAELAVDWQVADEDGDLAAATVTIENERGATVVRSTHSIGGPGAGGSLGETVKKGAGETYTVTLTVEDAAGNVVTETETIDA comes from the coding sequence ATGACTTCGAACGTTGATTTAACCGCATCGAGTCCGCGAACGTTCGTCGTTCTCGTAACCGTCTTGCTGGCGGCGGCTGCCGCTGCAGGGCCGGCGACGGCCGCGGCGGCCGGGTCCGCTCCGATCGCCGCGGATGGCGACGGTCCCGACGTCGAGACCGCGTGGGCCGACAGGCTCAACGAGACGGCAGTCGTCGCGGCCGCGAATCTCACCGATCTGGGTGATTCGGAGACCGCGACCGTCTGGCTCGAATACCGCGAAAACGGGACCGACGAGCCGTGGACGACGACGGCCCCGAAAGAGGCCCAGTCGCCTGATCGGTTCACCTGGGACCTGACGGGCCTGGAGCAGGGAACCACCTACGAGTTCCGCGCTGTCGCCGAGACCGACGCCGGGACCGACTACGGGGACCGCCAGCAGTTCGTCACGCCGTACGAACCGCCAGCGGTGACCACCGGCGACGCAGTCGACGTCACCGAGACCGCGGCGACGCTGACGGCGAACGTGACCGATCTCGCCGATCGCCCGGCGATGGACGTCTGGTTCGCCTACAGTCCGGCAGACGCAGACGAGTCCCGGTGGAACTGGGCCGAGACGGAGACGCAGACGATCGAGTCGCCCGGCGTCGTGACCGAGGCTGTGACCGACCTCGAACCCGGTACCGAGTACGAGTTCGTCGTCCGGGTCCGGAACGCGGAGGGATACGAACAGCACTACGCCGGCGACGTCGCGCAGTTCGCGACGGCCTCGGCGTTCGCCGTCGAGACCGGGACGGCGACGGACGTCACGGCGACGACCGCGACGCTCTCCGGCGAGATCGCCGACTTCGGCGGGAACGCCGACGTGACGGCGTGGCTCGAGTACGCCCCGGCCGGGGCGGACGCGTGGCAGGAGACCGCGCCGATCGCGCCGGACTCGTCCGGTGTGATCGAGACCGGGATCGACGGGCTCCAGCCCGGAACGGAGTACGTCTTCCGCGCCGCGGGCGAGACGGCCGACGGCGAGACGGACGCGGGCGATCGCCGGACCTTCGAGACGCCCGTCGACCCCACCATCGAGACCGGTGCCGTAACTGCCGTCGACGAGACGTCCGCGACCGTGGCCGCCGACTTGACGACATTCGGCGGGGCCGACGCCGCGACCGTGAGCGTCGAGTACCGTCCCGCAGGAGGCGTCGAGTGGGCCGAAACCGACGCCGTGACGGCGACTGCGACCGGGACGATCGAGACGACCCTCGCCGGACTCGACGCCGACACCGCGTACGAGTACCGGGCCGTCGTCCGCGCCGACGGCGTCACCGACCGCGGGACGACTGCGACGGTGCGGACGGACGCGATCGAACACGACCCGATCGTGACGACGCTCGCCGGGAGCGAGAACAGCCCGCCGAACCCGCACGCCGAACTGGCCGTCGACTGGCAGGTCGCCGACGAGGACGGCGACCTCGCGGCTGCCACCGTGACGATCGAGAACGAGCGCGGGGCGACTGTCGTCAGGAGCACGCACTCGATCGGCGGACCCGGTGCCGGCGGCTCGCTCGGCGAGACGGTGAAGAAAGGGGCCGGCGAGACGTACACGGTGACGCTCACCGTCGAGGACGCGGCCGGCAACGTCGTGACCGAAACGGAGACGATCGACGCGTAA